The Candidatus Schekmanbacteria bacterium genome has a window encoding:
- a CDS encoding short-chain dehydrogenase has translation PEEGAKTSIYVATSEEVEGISGEYFEKCSIKDISKKCKDKKLQKEFWELSERLTGLA, from the coding sequence ACCAGAAGAAGGCGCAAAAACCAGTATTTATGTAGCTACATCTGAAGAGGTCGAAGGAATTAGCGGGGAGTACTTTGAAAAATGTTCGATTAAGGATATTTCTAAGAAATGTAAAGACAAAAAACTTCAGAAAGAATTTTGGGAATTGAGTGAGAGATTAACAGGTCTTGCGTGA